One window from the genome of Stegostoma tigrinum isolate sSteTig4 chromosome 27, sSteTig4.hap1, whole genome shotgun sequence encodes:
- the ppm1da gene encoding protein phosphatase, Mg2+/Mn2+ dependent, 1Da — MEDHSLFTLRVSVHSDQGGRKYMEDVTQVVIEPEAEPGEVDSEEESAAGGGEHRPGHRPKPPRPRPGVAFFAVFDGHGGREAAVFARDNLWKCIKKQRGFLSEDPEEFRGAIRKGFIACHYAMWKKLPEWPKTMTGLPSTSGTTASVVIICRNKMYVAHVGDSGVVLGAHDGSSEARGERERVVQALEVTQDHKPELPKEKERIEGLGGSVINKSGVNRVVWKRPRLTHNGPVRRSTVIDQIPFLAVARALGDLWSYDFYSGEFVVSPEPDTSVHTINCHDHKYIILGSDGLWNMIPAQDAVTICHDNEDRKRLLEEPGPTGAKLLVTRALGRWRQRMLRADNTSAVVICIDPPSQGYDRLCAEELRLKLTNGSIHQMEESGLALPSPCTAPPLKAPDDISPHWFCSGFVPVLTRRDTKCRRSSPPPAVVTTLMEPRDGAAENRVGEGRRVTWASAGFKRTLEELNGTTPVSVSKRLKPRHRRNSGGGATGSSKPMTGNPVLSSRRRNPEKPAMRRSLRGQRRLRNPLLQQHRKTICVC; from the exons ATGGAGGATCACAGTCTGTTCACGCTGCGGGTCAGTGTACATTCCGATCAGGGCGGCAGGAAGTACATGGAGGATGTGACCCAGGTGGTGATCGAGCCGGAGGCCGAGCCCGGAGAGGTGGATAGCGAGGAGGAGTCGGCAGCCGGCGGCGGGGAACATCGGCCCGGGCACCGGCCCAAGCCTCCTCGGCCCCGACCCGGGGTGGCTTTCTTCGCCGTCTTCGACGGTCACGGCGGCCGGGAAGCGGCGGTGTTTGCCCGCGACAATCTCTGGAAATGCATCAAGAAGCAGCGGGGCTTCCTGTCGGAGGATCCCGAGGAATTCCGGGGGGCGATCCGCAAAGGCTTCATCGCCTGTCACTACGCTATGTGGAAAAAGCTCC CTGAGTGGCCAAAGACGATGACCGGGCTCCCCAGCACATCTGGCACCACAGCAAGTGTTGTCATCATCTGCCGAAACAAGATGTACGTTGCCCATGTGGGAGATTCTGGCGTAGTCCTGGGTGCTCACGATGGCTCAAGCGAGGCCCGGGGGGAGAGGGAAAGGGTGGTCCAGGCTCTGGAGGTGACGCAGGACCACAAGCCTGAGCTTCCCAAAGAGAAGGAGAGAATTGAAGGGCTTGGAGGCAG TGTCATCAACAAGTCCGGAGTGAAccgtgtggtgtggaagagaccGCGCCTGACCCACAATGGACCTGTGCGCCGGAGTACGGTGATTGATCAGATCCCTTTCCTGGCTGTGGCCAGAGCACTGG GCGATCTGTGGAGTTACGATTTTTACAGTGGTGAGTTTGTGGTCTCACCAGAACCAGACACCAGTGTTCACACGATTAACTGCCATGACCACAAGTACATCATCCTTGGCAGTGATGGGCTGTGGAATATGATCCCAGCCCAGGACGctgtcaccatctgccatgacaacGAAGACAGGAAGCGATTGTTG GAGGAGCCAGGACCTACGGGTGCTAAACTCCTGGTCACCCGTGCCCTGGGCCGGTGGAGGCAACGGATGCTGCGAGCTGACAACACCAGTGCTGTGGTGATATGCATTGACCCACCCTCCCAAGGATATGACCGACTCTGCGCTGAAGAGCTGCGGCTCAAGCTGACCAATGGCTCAATCCACCAGATGGAGGAATCTGGTCTTGCCCTCCCATCTCCCTGCACTGCACCACCACTAAAG GCACCAGATGATATTTCTCCACATTGGTTCtgttctggttttgttcctgtgCTGACAAGAAGAGATACGAAGTGCAGgaggagctcaccaccacctgctgTTGTCACTACGTTGATGGAGCCGAGAGATGGGGCTGCAGAGAACAGAGTAGGGGAGGGGCGCAGGGTGACCTGGGCCAGTGCTGGCTTCAAGAGGACACTGGAAGAATTGAATGGGACGACACCGGTCTCTGTGTCCAAGAGATTAAAACCTCGACACAGGCGCAACAGTGGGGGAGGGGCAACAGGCTCATCAAAGCCAATGACTGGGAACCCAGTGCTTTCCTCCAGGCGCAGAAATCCAGAGAAACCAGCAATGAGGAGGAGCTTGAGGGGCCAACGAAGACTGAGGAACCCATTGTTGCAGCAGCACAGGAAGACTATCTGTGTGTGCTGA